The Microscilla marina ATCC 23134 genome includes the window TTTACGGCTTGTTGACGAGTGGTTTTAAGCTGGTTTTGTCGCACAAAATACCCAATAGCTGCCCCCGTTATAAGGACTACTACAGCAATGGTAAACCCAGCAAGTACAGGCGAAATTGCCAGTAAAACAATGGGAAAATCTGAGTGAATATTTACCAGAGGGTAAGGCATACCATTCATAGTTTGTCGTGTCCAATAATGCTGTTTATCCATTGAACATAACATATACAATGCTCATATACAATAGTCTACCGTATTTAACTTGGTTGAGCTTCTGCTTTGCCCCCAAGCCACCTACCTGCGTTCTCTTTTGCTCAACAGTAGGCCTACCCTAAACTCGATTCCAAAGTGATTCATCGTACTGTTTTGTGCATCGGCAGGGTTGGTCTGATAAGTACTGGGGTTGAGCGAGGCGTTGAGTTCTGTGTAGTCGCTACTGCCCAACTGTAGGGTATAATAAGGGCGAACTCCTAACATTATAGGGCCTAACAGGGCGTATACTGGCAAAAAAAACGATACCCCAGAATTAAAGTTGTTGACAATTTCGGCACTGCCTGCGCCTGTTTTGTCATTGATGGTGTTGATGCCTATGTCAGGTGCAATGCCTATACCTATACCAAAGTATTCGCTGCTGGTAGCCATTAGTCCCAAGCCTAATTGAATGTTATGCATGTTAAATCGCAGCTCATGGTCAATAGGGGGTTGCCCTGGTGGACGTTCGGTTGCTGTTAAGGTTTGTCCAGCATTACCATAGCGAAACTCTAACAAAAATGGTGTGCGTCCCAGGTAGCCATAAGTGCCCAAAAAGCTCGAAAACCCTGTCAAGCGTTCTACTTTGGCCATTGCCTGATCTCCTGTCAGACGTCGGGTTTGGTTAAATTGATCTATGACATAGTTAAGCCCGTCGGCTTTTACATTTACTTGATGATACCCACCTCCCAATATAGTGTGCAAATACTGTCTGCCATGCCTTTGAGCGTAGGCATATTTAGAGGTAAACAGGTTGCCAATGCTTAGAAACAAAACTAGCAATAAAGTAGTAGAGAGTGTTTTCATAGGATCAAGGGTTTGATAAAGCGTATAATCAGCCTCTATTCCAAAAACTATGCAAGTATCCATAGATTGTCTTGTGTTCTACCTGAAAAGATAAACACTACAAGTTGCAGCTATTTTATACAAAAACTTATTTTGTTGATAAAATATTCTGCAATATATTGGAGTAGTTTTGCCTTGCGTTGGAATATTTATTGAGTATTTGAGCTAAATGTGTACCAGTACATTATCTTAATTAAATTGATTTAGATGTTTGACTATGTTATGAAAGTTTGTTTGGTGTTATGGGGTATAAGTTACTTGCCTTATCAAGCCAAGGCACAAACAACCCAGCGCCTTACCCAGGAGTTGCGTCAGGTATTTTTGACCAATCAAACCCTACATTTTTTTGAGGATAAAGAGGACATTTTAAGCCGGGATCAGGTGAGCAAAAGGCGTTTTAAGCCTGTGACCCACAAGGGAAATAACTTTGGGTTGTCGCCTGCTACCTATTGGTTTCGCTTTAAACTCAAAAAACAGGACCTTAAACAAACTGATTGGTTGCTTGAGCTGGCACACCCTTTACTTGACACTGTAGATATACATTATCAGAAAAATGGTCAATGGACAAGCATTAGGTTAGGCGACAAGCTGCCTTTTGCCCAGCGTCCGGTCAAGTCAAGGCACTTTGTCCTACCTATTCAGCTTATCGATACCACTACACATACATTTTATATCCGCATACATACTACCAGCACACTTCAGTTACCACTTACGGTGTATCAACCAGTGGCTTTTCTTGAGTATCAAAACACAGAACAGCTCGCTTTTGGGCTCTACTATGGAGTACTGCTGGTCATGGCATTGTATAACCTGTTTATTTACTTTTCTTTGAGAGTAGGTAGTTATTTGTTGTATGCTGTTTTTATAGCATTGGGCACATTGTTTTCTTCTGCCATCAACGGACATGCCTTTCAGTATTTATGGGGTAATATGCCTATAGTTGGCAATTATTCTCTGAATTTTGTGGGTGCTTTATTTCATCTGTTTTTCTTATTATATGCCATTTCATTTCTCGAAATCAAAAAATACTTACCACGTTGGCGCAACGTTTTGCATGGCTTAATTGGAGGAGCAGTTATTTTAGCAATTATTTCCTTGGTGAGCATTCCACTTTCGATCAAGTTTCTGGCTATTTTAGGAGTTGTGAATATGCCACTAGTAATACTTTTATCGGTAAAATGTTATCGCAAAGGCTTGATTGCCGCACGTTTTTTTATTTTGGCTTGGGTAGTTTTTATAGTGGGGGTAGTGTTGTTTAATTTGCAGCTATCTGGAGTATTGCCCACCAATGTATTTACTCGAAGGTTAGGTGAGATGGGGGGCATCTTTGCCGTGGTATTGCTTTCATTGGCTTTGGCCGACCGTTACCGACTTATTAAACAAGAAAAAGAGGATGCACAGGACGAAATGCTGGAAATGCAAAAAGATGTAAATGATAAGCTGGAACAAAAAGTGCAAGAGCGTACCCAACAACT containing:
- a CDS encoding 7TM diverse intracellular signaling domain-containing protein; amino-acid sequence: MFDYVMKVCLVLWGISYLPYQAKAQTTQRLTQELRQVFLTNQTLHFFEDKEDILSRDQVSKRRFKPVTHKGNNFGLSPATYWFRFKLKKQDLKQTDWLLELAHPLLDTVDIHYQKNGQWTSIRLGDKLPFAQRPVKSRHFVLPIQLIDTTTHTFYIRIHTTSTLQLPLTVYQPVAFLEYQNTEQLAFGLYYGVLLVMALYNLFIYFSLRVGSYLLYAVFIALGTLFSSAINGHAFQYLWGNMPIVGNYSLNFVGALFHLFFLLYAISFLEIKKYLPRWRNVLHGLIGGAVILAIISLVSIPLSIKFLAILGVVNMPLVILLSVKCYRKGLIAARFFILAWVVFIVGVVLFNLQLSGVLPTNVFTRRLGEMGGIFAVVLLSLALADRYRLIKQEKEDAQDEMLEMQKDVNDKLEQKVQERTQQLQAKSDEVMTQNEELHQQKEEIVAQNEFIAETNLKLKRQSKQTHESIRAAKVIQQAILPRDERLEELFVADYFVLYQPKDIVSGDFYWVSKVNTALQLDNLSLPGKEIQLTTKRLTPSRNETVFLAVVDCTGHGVPGAFMSMIGNSLLNEIVNEARVLSPAKILTRLHEKVQQELKQNQDSRLNHGMDVCLCKLEQMPEKNVKVTFTGAKRPLYYIKGGKFGELKGDRMSIGGWSKKARESFTEQTLELQSGDVLYLTTDGYADNPNPQRKSFGTSRLKKLLADQVGIIVKQQHKSLIEALVGYQEDADQRDDITIVGVKV